One genomic region from Candidatus Binataceae bacterium encodes:
- the coxB gene encoding cytochrome c oxidase subunit II, with amino-acid sequence MMAGRGLVAWWDLRGRVAHAGWAVMLAVLPLLSACGVKFPANTFVAHSDLTKAIQGLYWEVIVWTTAILILVCALVFAILVKYSTRPGPDKKPPPEEFESLALEIAWVAGPALILLLIAIPSIRLVFASQQVTAPPNALIVEITGHQWWWEATYPQYGIHTANEFHLPVGRPVRFILTSADVIHSFWMPQLGAKRDVVPGHTNQITFTPSETGEDFGECAEFCGTSHANMRFRIFVDTKVGFDNWATNMASAARPAVGGRVRAGQNIFATSACTPCHTIKGFSAGTIAPDLTHFATRTTLAGGTFANTPSNLAKWITNPEAMKPGAQMPALGLRGPELTDLVAYLESLK; translated from the coding sequence ATGATGGCGGGCAGAGGTCTGGTGGCTTGGTGGGACTTGCGCGGGCGGGTGGCGCATGCTGGCTGGGCTGTCATGTTGGCAGTGTTACCGCTGTTGTCCGCCTGTGGCGTCAAGTTTCCGGCGAATACCTTCGTTGCCCATTCGGATCTGACCAAGGCCATCCAAGGGCTGTATTGGGAGGTAATTGTCTGGACCACCGCAATCCTAATCCTGGTTTGCGCACTGGTTTTCGCGATTCTGGTCAAGTACTCCACCCGTCCCGGACCCGATAAAAAGCCGCCCCCGGAGGAATTTGAAAGCCTGGCGCTGGAAATCGCCTGGGTGGCAGGTCCCGCGTTGATTCTGCTATTGATCGCGATTCCTTCCATTCGCTTGGTCTTTGCCTCACAGCAGGTGACAGCGCCGCCCAACGCTCTCATCGTTGAAATCACTGGCCATCAATGGTGGTGGGAAGCAACCTATCCCCAGTATGGCATTCATACGGCCAATGAATTTCATCTACCGGTGGGGCGCCCGGTGCGCTTTATCCTAACCTCGGCCGACGTCATCCACAGCTTCTGGATGCCACAGTTAGGCGCCAAGCGCGACGTGGTGCCCGGTCACACCAATCAGATCACCTTTACTCCAAGCGAGACCGGCGAGGATTTCGGCGAATGTGCCGAGTTTTGCGGCACTTCTCATGCCAACATGCGGTTTCGCATCTTCGTCGATACGAAGGTTGGATTTGACAACTGGGCCACCAATATGGCCAGTGCTGCGCGCCCTGCGGTTGGTGGCCGCGTGCGGGCTGGACAGAACATCTTTGCCACCAGTGCTTGCACCCCGTGCCATACGATTAAAGGCTTTTCCGCGGGCACGATTGCTCCGGATCTGACTCATTTCGCGACGCGGACCACGCTGGCAGGCGGTACTTTCGCCAACACCCCAAGCAATCTGGCAAAATGGATTACCAATCCTGAAGCTATGAAGCCGGGCGCGCAGATGCCAGCGCTGGGCCTCCGGGGCCCTGAGCTGACGGATTTGGTCGCATACCTAGAGAGCCTTAAGTAG
- a CDS encoding rhomboid family intramembrane serine protease: MECSTMIPLHDDLGFPRFLTVTFLLVMVNVAVFAYQLSLGSQAPAMIATYGLVPARLTALSKGEGWALLTLLTSMFVHGGILHLAGNMLYLFIFGPAVEARFGPRRYVAFYLIAGMVAGLALVAIDPASPTPMVGASGAIAAVLGAYLVLFPKARVKTVLPIFILIEFIQLPALLYLMLWFAIQLIAGLYSGHGAAAGVAWWVHVGGFLIGVASAPLLAYHKPVARRAVAV; this comes from the coding sequence GTGGAATGCAGCACGATGATTCCCTTGCACGACGATTTAGGCTTCCCGCGGTTTTTAACGGTCACCTTTCTGCTGGTTATGGTCAACGTCGCTGTGTTTGCCTACCAGCTGAGCCTCGGGTCCCAAGCGCCCGCCATGATCGCGACGTATGGCTTGGTGCCAGCGCGACTAACCGCCCTGAGCAAAGGCGAAGGCTGGGCACTGCTGACCTTGCTCACTTCGATGTTTGTGCATGGCGGTATCTTGCACCTGGCCGGTAACATGCTTTACCTGTTTATTTTCGGCCCAGCCGTCGAGGCCAGATTTGGCCCTCGGCGCTATGTGGCGTTTTATCTGATAGCTGGGATGGTCGCGGGACTGGCCTTGGTCGCGATCGATCCGGCCTCGCCCACGCCGATGGTGGGGGCCAGCGGGGCCATCGCCGCAGTGTTGGGCGCATACCTGGTGCTTTTTCCCAAGGCACGGGTCAAAACTGTGCTGCCAATATTTATTTTGATTGAATTTATCCAACTGCCGGCCTTGCTTTACCTGATGCTGTGGTTCGCTATCCAGCTTATCGCCGGCTTATATAGCGGACACGGAGCTGCCGCGGGAGTCGCCTGGTGGGTTCATGTAGGCGGCTTTCTGATTGGGGTCGCAAGCGCGCCTCTGCTAGCCTATCACAAGCCGGTTGCGCGGCGGGCGGTGGCAGTTTGA
- the ctaD gene encoding cytochrome c oxidase subunit I, producing the protein MAALPKEIGHEETYLEGGGILGWLTTVDHKRIAILYGVTVLFFFLLGGIEALLMRIQLARPDSHFVSAYVYNELFTMHGTTMIFLVVMPVGLGFFANFIVPLQIGARDVAFPRINALSFWIFLCGGIVLNLGWLGNAAPDAGWFGYANLTERYYSPGLNVDFWSLGLLISGVGSILSGLNFFVTIINMRAPGMTFMRLPLFTWSVLIMFILILVAFPPLTVGLIFLVMDRFFGAHFYDVVAGATPLLWQHLFWLFGHPEVYIMVLPAFGIMSEIVSVFSRKPLFGYPVMAYSTVLIGFLSYGVWAHHMFAVGMGPTADAAFALSSMLIAIPTGIKIFSWIATMWGGELNLKVPMLYALAFIIQFTMGGLSGIMHAQPAIDLQQTDSYFVVAHFHYVLFGGSLFALLGGLYYWWPKVTGRMMSEKLGKWQFWLTVIGFNVTFFPMHLLGAWGMPRRNYTYLPYMGWNRLNMLSTVGAFIIAFAILLLLINMAMSLRDGERASADPWDGRTLEWAIPSPPPEYNFERIPIVHGRDVFWLDKYGTGATTHGRISGGASASDVGVAALEAEPATEIHLPSPSIYPLLIALGMTMAIAGYLLWLRIALTGVFLTVFTVIAMAFEYPAAGAEVHSAIGESTGLDNRKVGIWSFIGSESIFFASLIATYMVYKGRDLVGPTAETILNIPLTSTTTFVLLMSSLTMVLAQDSFRIKSDRWGRRWLLATILLGLVFLGGQVFEFHDFYMRGLSISTNLFGETFYTLVGFHGLHVLIGVIILSCLVGASYFGWFDERRRDMAVEEAALYWHFVDVVWIVIFSLIYLMRAVTKA; encoded by the coding sequence ATGGCGGCTTTACCCAAAGAAATTGGCCACGAAGAGACCTACCTGGAGGGCGGTGGAATACTGGGCTGGCTGACCACCGTCGACCACAAACGCATCGCGATCCTGTACGGTGTCACGGTTTTGTTTTTTTTCCTGCTCGGGGGCATCGAAGCGCTGCTCATGCGTATCCAACTGGCGCGGCCAGACTCGCACTTCGTCAGCGCCTACGTTTATAACGAGCTGTTTACGATGCACGGCACCACCATGATCTTTCTGGTCGTGATGCCGGTAGGACTGGGCTTTTTCGCCAACTTCATCGTGCCCCTGCAAATTGGCGCCCGCGACGTCGCCTTTCCCCGCATAAACGCGCTGAGCTTTTGGATTTTTTTGTGCGGCGGGATTGTGCTTAATCTGGGCTGGCTGGGCAATGCCGCTCCCGACGCAGGCTGGTTTGGTTATGCTAACCTGACCGAGCGCTACTATTCGCCAGGACTTAACGTCGATTTCTGGTCGCTTGGCCTTTTGATTTCCGGCGTGGGCAGCATTCTGTCGGGGCTTAATTTCTTCGTCACCATCATCAACATGCGCGCGCCCGGGATGACGTTTATGCGGCTGCCACTGTTCACGTGGTCGGTCCTCATTATGTTTATCCTGATCTTGGTCGCCTTTCCGCCTTTGACTGTAGGGCTGATCTTTCTGGTGATGGACCGCTTCTTCGGCGCCCATTTCTATGACGTGGTGGCCGGCGCCACGCCTCTTTTGTGGCAGCATCTGTTCTGGCTCTTCGGCCATCCCGAAGTTTACATCATGGTCTTGCCCGCCTTCGGGATCATGTCGGAGATTGTTTCGGTCTTCTCGCGCAAGCCTTTGTTCGGCTACCCGGTGATGGCGTACTCCACCGTGCTGATCGGATTCTTGTCCTACGGCGTGTGGGCCCATCACATGTTCGCAGTTGGGATGGGACCGACCGCCGATGCCGCCTTCGCGCTCAGCTCGATGCTGATCGCGATTCCCACTGGCATCAAGATATTTTCCTGGATCGCGACTATGTGGGGCGGCGAACTTAACCTCAAAGTCCCCATGCTTTATGCGCTGGCTTTCATCATCCAGTTCACGATGGGTGGGCTAAGCGGCATCATGCACGCCCAGCCGGCGATCGACTTGCAGCAAACCGATTCCTACTTCGTAGTAGCCCACTTCCACTACGTGCTTTTCGGCGGCTCGCTCTTCGCCTTGCTCGGCGGCCTGTACTATTGGTGGCCAAAGGTCACCGGCCGGATGATGAGCGAGAAGCTGGGCAAGTGGCAGTTTTGGCTAACCGTGATCGGCTTCAACGTCACCTTCTTTCCGATGCACCTGCTGGGCGCGTGGGGCATGCCGCGGCGTAATTACACCTATCTGCCCTATATGGGTTGGAACCGTCTCAACATGCTATCCACCGTGGGCGCCTTTATCATCGCCTTCGCCATCCTGCTGTTGCTGATTAACATGGCGATGAGTCTGCGCGATGGTGAAAGGGCCAGCGCGGATCCGTGGGATGGGCGGACGCTGGAATGGGCAATTCCCTCGCCCCCACCGGAGTACAACTTCGAACGCATTCCGATCGTCCATGGGCGGGATGTCTTCTGGCTCGACAAGTATGGGACGGGAGCCACTACCCATGGGCGTATTTCCGGAGGCGCCTCCGCATCTGACGTCGGCGTAGCGGCACTGGAGGCCGAACCAGCCACGGAGATCCATTTGCCATCGCCGTCGATCTACCCGCTACTGATCGCCCTGGGGATGACCATGGCGATCGCCGGATATTTGTTATGGCTGCGAATCGCGCTAACCGGCGTATTTCTGACCGTGTTCACCGTGATTGCTATGGCATTCGAGTATCCGGCGGCCGGTGCCGAGGTCCACAGCGCGATTGGCGAAAGCACTGGTCTGGACAACCGCAAGGTGGGGATCTGGTCGTTCATCGGCTCCGAGTCCATCTTCTTTGCCTCGCTGATCGCCACTTACATGGTGTACAAGGGGCGCGACCTAGTCGGACCGACCGCCGAAACTATTCTCAATATTCCGCTTACCAGCACCACCACTTTCGTCCTGCTGATGAGCAGCTTGACGATGGTCCTGGCGCAGGATTCCTTTCGGATCAAATCCGACCGATGGGGCCGGCGCTGGCTGTTGGCGACCATCCTCCTGGGGCTGGTCTTTTTGGGTGGTCAAGTTTTCGAGTTCCATGATTTTTACATGCGGGGACTCAGTATTTCCACCAATCTGTTCGGCGAAACCTTCTACACCCTGGTTGGATTTCACGGGCTGCACGTACTGATCGGGGTGATTATCCTATCCTGCTTGGTCGGCGCTTCTTATTTCGGATGGTTCGACGAACGCCGGCGCGACATGGCAGTGGAAGAGGCGGCTCTCTACTGGCACTTTGTCGACGTTGTCTGGATTGTGATATTCTCGTTAATCTACCTGATGAGGGCGGTTACCAAGGCATGA
- the dnaB gene encoding replicative DNA helicase: MAAAAGSDLLRRVPPQNLEAEESVLGAVLLDNDALNSVVEILSPEDFYRDAHRRIYRAMVDLADHNQPVDAITLTDALRRLGALEEVGGPSVIAELALRVPTAANATHYARIVREKAVLRSLASVATEIAGSAYEARADADEFLDEAEHKIFEISERRIRPSFHSMAELTRESLKLIERLYERRELVTGVPTGFTDLDRITAGLQPADLIIIAARPSMGKTALALNIAAYAAMQAEPKVGVAFFSLEMSKEQLVLRMLCSEARVDSSRARAGFLKGDDFPKLAQAAARLSEAPIFIDDSSDTSPIVLKAKCRRLARERSNNLGLIIVDYLQLMRSSRPGESREKEISEISRSLKSLAKELNVPVIALSQLNRQVETRPDRRPLLADLRESGAIEQDADVIAFVYRDEMYHKDSKAAGTAEIIIAKQRNGPTDTAILTYLNQFTRFENYEAVAGYVEGEY, encoded by the coding sequence GTGGCGGCAGCGGCGGGCAGCGATCTTCTGCGGCGAGTTCCTCCGCAAAATCTGGAAGCCGAAGAATCGGTTCTTGGCGCGGTCTTGCTCGACAACGACGCGCTTAACAGCGTGGTCGAAATCCTCAGCCCCGAGGACTTTTATCGCGACGCCCATCGTCGGATCTATCGGGCGATGGTCGATCTGGCCGATCACAACCAGCCGGTCGATGCGATTACGCTGACAGACGCCTTGCGCCGGCTAGGGGCGTTGGAAGAGGTGGGCGGCCCAAGCGTGATTGCCGAGCTGGCGCTGCGCGTTCCAACCGCGGCCAATGCTACCCATTATGCCCGTATCGTGCGCGAGAAGGCGGTGCTGCGCTCCTTGGCCTCAGTCGCCACCGAGATCGCCGGCTCGGCCTACGAAGCACGTGCCGATGCCGACGAGTTCCTGGACGAAGCCGAGCACAAGATTTTTGAAATTTCCGAGCGCCGGATTCGCCCCTCCTTCCATTCGATGGCGGAGTTGACGCGTGAGTCGCTCAAGCTGATCGAGCGATTGTACGAGCGGCGCGAGTTGGTCACCGGCGTGCCCACCGGCTTCACCGACCTCGATCGCATTACCGCCGGCCTCCAGCCGGCCGATTTAATCATTATCGCGGCCCGTCCCAGCATGGGCAAGACCGCGTTGGCGCTGAATATCGCCGCCTATGCGGCGATGCAAGCCGAACCCAAAGTTGGGGTGGCGTTTTTCTCCCTGGAGATGTCCAAGGAGCAGCTCGTGTTGCGTATGCTCTGTTCGGAGGCGCGCGTGGACAGCAGCCGGGCCCGCGCCGGATTTCTCAAAGGTGACGACTTCCCAAAGCTAGCGCAGGCCGCGGCGCGACTGTCAGAGGCACCAATTTTTATCGACGATAGCTCGGACACCAGCCCCATTGTGCTTAAAGCCAAATGCCGCCGGCTGGCGCGCGAGCGCAGCAACAACCTGGGCCTTATCATCGTGGATTATCTGCAACTGATGCGATCTTCGCGGCCGGGCGAATCGCGAGAGAAGGAAATCTCCGAAATCTCGCGCTCGCTCAAAAGCCTGGCCAAGGAGCTGAACGTGCCGGTTATCGCGCTCTCGCAGCTCAACCGCCAGGTCGAAACTCGCCCCGACCGCCGTCCGTTGCTAGCCGACCTGCGGGAATCGGGCGCGATCGAGCAGGACGCCGACGTGATCGCCTTCGTTTATCGCGACGAGATGTATCACAAGGACTCTAAGGCGGCGGGCACCGCCGAAATCATCATCGCCAAGCAACGCAACGGTCCCACCGATACCGCGATTCTTACCTATCTCAACCAGTTCACCCGCTTCGAGAATTACGAAGCTGTGGCCGGTTACGTCGAGGGCGAGTACTGA
- a CDS encoding cytochrome c oxidase assembly protein produces MKTAGVKDAMEDLHPSVIIGVLILAGLYAGSAHYSGRKIRTLHALSFGAGLMVMLVALCGPIDELEDSRLFAAHMLQHLLLCLVMPPLLLLGVSDWMLRPIMLARGIRPVARMVTNPIIAFFIYNLSLALLHAPRVYDLMCRNENFHITAHIILMAAGVIMWWPLLSPLPELPRLSYPAQMLYLFAMLIPMAAVAAPISLSQTVVYKWYLEGPHPFGISPLADQVAGGLMMWVGAGFYEICVASLIFYRWASWEDRDEPPVGVATLPPVSHLSRVR; encoded by the coding sequence ATGAAAACCGCAGGCGTCAAGGATGCGATGGAAGACCTGCATCCCAGCGTCATTATCGGAGTTTTGATTCTTGCCGGCCTCTACGCCGGCTCGGCTCATTACAGCGGGCGTAAAATCCGGACGCTACATGCGCTTTCTTTTGGCGCTGGCCTGATGGTGATGCTGGTTGCCTTGTGCGGCCCAATCGACGAGCTCGAAGACAGCCGACTGTTTGCCGCGCACATGTTGCAACATTTGCTCCTGTGCCTGGTGATGCCACCGCTGCTGCTGTTGGGCGTGAGCGACTGGATGCTGCGTCCGATCATGCTGGCGCGCGGAATTCGCCCCGTGGCGCGCATGGTGACGAACCCAATCATCGCTTTTTTTATCTACAATTTGTCCCTTGCTTTGCTGCACGCACCACGAGTCTATGACCTGATGTGCCGCAACGAGAATTTCCATATCACGGCGCATATCATTCTGATGGCCGCTGGCGTCATCATGTGGTGGCCGCTGCTTAGCCCCTTGCCCGAGCTGCCGCGACTAAGCTACCCGGCCCAGATGCTGTACCTGTTTGCGATGCTGATTCCGATGGCTGCGGTGGCTGCGCCGATTTCGCTATCGCAAACGGTAGTTTATAAGTGGTATCTAGAGGGACCTCATCCCTTCGGCATCTCTCCGCTTGCTGACCAGGTGGCCGGCGGCCTGATGATGTGGGTGGGTGCGGGCTTTTACGAGATCTGCGTGGCAAGTCTGATCTTCTATCGCTGGGCGAGCTGGGAAGACCGTGACGAACCCCCGGTGGGAGTAGCTACTTTACCTCCGGTGTCTCACCTATCGCGAGTCCGCTGA
- a CDS encoding cytochrome C oxidase subunit IV family protein, with amino-acid sequence MSGSAVGHLEHEIHESRTATYLLVALILTALTAAEVWISYIPALLPVLVPMLLVLSGAKFALVALFYMHLHYDNWVFSGVFVPFLFLAAFVILVLLGLMMRYFSGF; translated from the coding sequence ATGAGCGGCAGCGCTGTAGGTCACCTGGAACACGAAATTCACGAATCTCGCACTGCCACCTACCTGCTGGTGGCGCTGATCCTCACTGCGTTGACTGCTGCCGAGGTGTGGATCTCGTACATCCCAGCTCTGCTCCCGGTGCTGGTGCCAATGCTGTTGGTACTATCGGGTGCCAAGTTCGCGCTGGTGGCTTTATTCTACATGCATCTGCACTACGACAATTGGGTTTTCAGCGGCGTTTTTGTGCCGTTCCTGTTTCTGGCTGCGTTCGTGATTTTGGTGCTTCTCGGCCTGATGATGCGTTATTTTTCGGGGTTCTAA
- the dapB gene encoding 4-hydroxy-tetrahydrodipicolinate reductase codes for MTKLIITGAAGRMGRTLISLLAREPELTLIGAVEAAGSAALGLDAGTLAGVEPMGVPIGADYATLAAPDTVTLDFTNASAALSHLEIAAARGAAIAIGSTGFAPDMMARARTLASRTRTLIAPNMSLGVNVLSRLVSEVAAMLPEFDAEVLELHHRTKLDAPSGTALALGRAIAAARGQDFEANKLHGRQGIIGPRPEGQIGVMALRGGDAVGDHTVLFCGGGERLELIHRTQSREALARGALRAARWLAAQPNGLYSMADVLGL; via the coding sequence ATGACTAAGCTCATTATCACTGGAGCCGCTGGGCGAATGGGGCGCACGCTGATCTCGCTGCTAGCGCGGGAGCCTGAGCTGACGCTGATCGGTGCGGTGGAAGCGGCGGGCTCCGCGGCTTTGGGGCTGGATGCCGGTACGTTGGCGGGGGTTGAGCCCATGGGGGTGCCAATCGGCGCGGATTACGCCACGCTGGCCGCGCCCGATACCGTTACCCTGGATTTCACTAACGCTAGCGCTGCCCTAAGCCATCTGGAAATCGCCGCCGCGCGCGGTGCCGCGATCGCGATTGGCAGCACCGGCTTCGCTCCCGATATGATGGCACGTGCGCGGACGCTGGCGTCGCGTACCCGGACCCTGATCGCACCCAACATGAGTTTGGGCGTCAACGTACTCAGCCGTCTGGTCAGCGAAGTGGCCGCGATGCTGCCCGAGTTTGACGCGGAGGTGCTCGAGCTGCATCACCGCACCAAGCTCGACGCACCCAGCGGCACAGCCTTGGCTTTAGGGCGCGCTATCGCCGCTGCGCGCGGTCAAGATTTTGAAGCCAACAAGCTGCACGGTCGTCAGGGAATCATCGGTCCGCGTCCTGAAGGTCAGATCGGAGTGATGGCGCTGCGTGGAGGCGATGCCGTGGGCGATCATACGGTACTTTTTTGCGGCGGTGGCGAGCGGCTTGAGCTGATCCATCGAACCCAAAGTCGCGAAGCACTGGCCCGTGGCGCCCTGCGCGCCGCTCGCTGGCTGGCCGCTCAGCCCAACGGACTTTACTCGATGGCCGACGTGCTCGGACTGTAG
- a CDS encoding NAD(P)H-dependent glycerol-3-phosphate dehydrogenase yields the protein MSGGSIVILGAGAWGTALAVTLSRAGREVTLCPHRAEQAAALERERENRGYLPGIELPPNLRINPRWEPEVAVAKLIIVAIPSQFVRACLTPLGALFAPDAIVVSATKGLEEHTLGTMTQTLAEILPSSAAVAALSGPGFAVEIARGKPAALVAAARDPACVRMVQRLLAQPLLRIYRSSDVIGVELGGALKNVIAIAAGIGDGLALGLSARAAVITRGLAEMIRLGNALGARTETLAGLSGLGDLVLTCTSELSRNHAWGLAIGAGRLPRLAPGQVAEGVVNTRLLAELGARAGVELPLVEAVGRCLYEEQPPRTIVENLLSRELKAEF from the coding sequence ATGAGCGGTGGGAGCATCGTGATTCTTGGCGCTGGCGCCTGGGGTACGGCTCTGGCCGTTACACTCAGCCGGGCCGGCCGAGAAGTCACCCTCTGTCCCCATCGTGCGGAGCAAGCCGCCGCGTTGGAACGAGAGCGTGAGAATCGAGGCTACCTGCCCGGGATCGAACTGCCACCAAACCTGCGAATTAACCCTCGATGGGAACCGGAGGTGGCCGTCGCCAAGCTCATAATCGTGGCCATCCCCTCGCAGTTCGTGCGCGCCTGCCTGACTCCGTTGGGCGCGCTCTTCGCTCCTGATGCAATCGTGGTCAGTGCTACCAAGGGGCTCGAAGAGCATACGCTCGGCACGATGACACAGACGTTGGCGGAAATACTTCCTTCCAGCGCCGCCGTCGCCGCGCTGTCGGGACCGGGCTTTGCGGTTGAAATTGCACGCGGCAAGCCGGCCGCATTGGTGGCCGCGGCGCGCGATCCCGCCTGCGTGCGCATGGTACAGAGGCTGCTTGCGCAGCCGCTTTTACGCATCTACCGTAGCTCGGATGTGATCGGCGTGGAGTTGGGCGGCGCCCTCAAAAATGTGATCGCGATCGCGGCCGGCATCGGCGACGGTCTGGCCCTTGGCCTAAGCGCGCGCGCGGCCGTGATTACCCGCGGCCTGGCGGAAATGATCCGCCTGGGCAATGCGCTGGGCGCCCGCACCGAAACCTTAGCCGGCCTGTCAGGCCTTGGGGACCTGGTGCTAACCTGCACCAGCGAGCTGTCGCGCAATCATGCATGGGGCCTGGCTATCGGCGCCGGCCGCCTTCCGCGGCTGGCCCCGGGACAGGTGGCCGAAGGGGTGGTCAACACCCGATTGCTGGCGGAACTGGGCGCGCGAGCTGGGGTCGAACTGCCCCTGGTCGAGGCGGTTGGCCGGTGCCTCTATGAAGAGCAGCCGCCACGGACTATCGTTGAGAATTTGTTGAGCCGCGAACTTAAAGCGGAATTTTAG
- a CDS encoding DUF1054 family protein gives MATLGFTGADFRVFEIEGFSQRMAQIYALVRPKLLRLGDELAPALARRLHLEFFPHVAKHARRTVNPPPETWCAFGPSPKGYKRYPYLGLCISGAGLHARVVVKPEADHRPEMAAVLKRKGGELSQGLRNTPLARYDNWDFHTLPAPIQDMDELWASLTQALNKKTGGIDIGFGWSAKDSLRLERDEMCEAFAELAPLYRLCRSAT, from the coding sequence ATGGCGACCCTGGGTTTTACCGGCGCGGATTTCAGAGTTTTTGAAATCGAGGGTTTCAGCCAGCGCATGGCCCAGATTTACGCCTTGGTGCGGCCCAAACTGCTGCGCCTGGGCGATGAGCTGGCCCCGGCCCTGGCGCGGCGGCTGCATCTAGAGTTTTTCCCTCATGTTGCCAAGCACGCCCGCCGCACCGTCAATCCACCGCCTGAAACCTGGTGCGCCTTTGGCCCCTCGCCCAAGGGCTACAAACGCTATCCCTACCTTGGCTTGTGCATTTCGGGCGCCGGTCTGCATGCCCGGGTAGTGGTCAAGCCCGAGGCCGACCATCGTCCGGAGATGGCCGCCGTGCTCAAACGCAAAGGTGGCGAATTGAGCCAAGGCCTGCGCAACACGCCATTGGCGCGCTACGATAATTGGGATTTCCACACCCTTCCGGCGCCGATCCAGGATATGGACGAGCTATGGGCAAGCTTGACGCAGGCGCTCAACAAGAAGACGGGTGGGATCGATATTGGTTTCGGCTGGTCCGCCAAAGATTCGCTGCGGCTGGAGCGCGATGAAATGTGCGAAGCGTTTGCCGAATTGGCACCTCTTTATAGGCTCTGCCGTTCGGCGACCTGA
- a CDS encoding Rieske 2Fe-2S domain-containing protein, which translates to MLSHEDNRLLTQTGPGTPMGELFRRFWLPAALGTEVARDGAPVRLRILSEDLIGFRDSQGRVGIVEAYCSHKLAPLFFGRNEDCGLRCVYHGWKFDVDGNCVDVPNVPDLKDADSLKRKVGLKAYPTREAGGVIWVYMGGSKQMPQLPEFEWVLAPSGHTHVSRWLQRSNWAQGMEGEIDSSHISFLHRQMVREEETSPFAPVVLAGADGSPVMTLEETAYGYRYGARRNRVSGDFYWRITHWLVPMYSLIASQEFPRGGRAWVPVDDNHVMAFGYNYRADRPFTAEEIAYLENGNAFPPRIHRGAYQLPDGYVIDTYLPLANKGNDYLIDRAMQKRINYTGIYGINEQDRALQENMPGSAAASGAVDRSREHLVYSDVPAITARRILLKMARDLTQGIEPYAASHGEIYRVRALGALSPAAELHQFLEAFAHESRVIY; encoded by the coding sequence ATGCTGTCGCACGAAGACAACCGACTGCTGACGCAAACCGGACCTGGCACCCCAATGGGTGAACTGTTCCGTCGCTTCTGGCTACCGGCGGCGCTGGGAACCGAGGTGGCAAGGGACGGTGCGCCCGTGCGGCTGCGAATCCTGAGCGAGGACCTGATCGGCTTTCGCGACAGTCAGGGGCGGGTAGGAATCGTCGAGGCTTATTGCTCGCACAAGCTGGCACCGCTGTTTTTTGGGCGCAATGAAGATTGCGGACTGCGCTGCGTTTACCACGGATGGAAGTTCGACGTGGACGGCAATTGCGTGGACGTGCCCAACGTCCCCGACCTCAAGGACGCCGACAGCCTCAAGCGCAAGGTTGGGCTAAAAGCCTATCCCACCCGGGAAGCCGGTGGCGTGATTTGGGTATACATGGGAGGCAGCAAGCAGATGCCGCAACTGCCCGAGTTCGAATGGGTCTTGGCGCCCAGCGGGCATACACATGTCTCGCGCTGGTTGCAGCGCAGCAACTGGGCGCAGGGCATGGAGGGAGAAATCGATAGCTCCCATATCAGCTTTCTTCATCGTCAGATGGTCCGCGAAGAGGAGACCAGCCCCTTTGCGCCGGTGGTCCTCGCAGGGGCAGACGGCTCGCCGGTCATGACTCTGGAGGAAACTGCGTACGGCTATCGCTACGGCGCGCGGCGCAACCGTGTCTCAGGCGACTTCTACTGGCGGATTACTCATTGGCTGGTGCCGATGTACAGCCTCATCGCCAGCCAAGAGTTTCCGCGTGGTGGGCGCGCCTGGGTTCCGGTGGACGACAATCATGTGATGGCTTTCGGCTATAACTACCGGGCCGATCGTCCATTTACCGCCGAGGAAATCGCCTACCTCGAAAACGGCAATGCTTTTCCCCCGCGCATCCATCGTGGCGCTTACCAGCTTCCCGACGGCTATGTAATCGATACGTATCTGCCGCTAGCAAACAAGGGCAATGACTACCTCATTGACCGGGCGATGCAGAAGCGGATTAATTATACCGGCATATACGGCATCAATGAACAGGATCGAGCTCTGCAGGAGAACATGCCGGGCAGCGCCGCCGCCTCCGGCGCGGTCGATCGTAGCCGCGAGCATCTAGTGTACTCCGATGTGCCGGCGATAACCGCGCGCCGAATTCTGCTCAAGATGGCGCGCGACCTGACTCAAGGAATCGAACCGTACGCCGCCAGCCACGGCGAGATCTATCGGGTTCGCGCGCTGGGCGCGCTTTCGCCCGCCGCCGAGCTCCATCAATTTCTGGAGGCTTTCGCACACGAAAGCCGGGTCATCTATTAG